A single genomic interval of Burkholderia cepacia ATCC 25416 harbors:
- a CDS encoding monovalent cation:proton antiporter family protein, with protein sequence MISPLEMTLLLLLASVVGVVVFRSLNLPPMLGYLTVGILVGPHAFGIAADLERAEHLAEFGVVFLMFSIGLEFSLAKLRAMQRLVFGLGLLQVVATLVLALVLGMLFEHWVHITWQGSIALGGALAMSSTAIVSKMLAERLEIETEHGRNIFGVLLFQDLAVVPLLIVIAAFGAESSKDLALTLGFAAVKIVIALTLLLVIGQRFMTRWLNVVARRRSQELFVLNLLLVTLGAAFITDRFGLSLALGAFIAGMLISETPFRHQVEEDIKPFRDVLLGLFFVTTGMLLDPRVIWEHPFLVLGFFVGQILFKGTMIAGLARLFGATPGVAMRTGIGLAQAGEFGFVLLNLILDRHLVDSTLLQAILASMLLSMLAAPFLIQNADRIVMRLSSTEWMQQSLQMTRIATQSLKQRGHVIICGYGRAGQNLARMLEQEGISYVALDLDPDRVSAAATAGESVVFGDAARRESLLAAGIHRAAAVAITYANTPSALRVLHHVHELEPTLPAIVRTVDDADLEKLLAAGATEVIPEIVEGSLMLASHTLVLVGVPMRKVVRRVEEMRDERYSLLRGYFRGADDADDDDHEQVRLQSVPVDARADAVGRSLEELGLYVLGLEVTAIRRHGIRGVEPDPQTKLRASDIVVLRGLPEALALAEERLSRHRRDPPAAAA encoded by the coding sequence GTGATTTCCCCGCTCGAAATGACGCTCCTGCTGCTGCTGGCATCGGTGGTGGGCGTCGTCGTATTCCGCTCGCTGAACCTGCCGCCGATGCTCGGCTACCTGACCGTCGGCATCCTGGTCGGCCCGCACGCCTTCGGCATCGCGGCCGACCTCGAGCGCGCGGAGCATCTCGCGGAATTCGGCGTGGTGTTCCTGATGTTTTCGATCGGCCTCGAGTTCTCGCTGGCGAAGCTGAGGGCGATGCAGCGGCTCGTGTTCGGGCTCGGGCTGCTGCAGGTCGTCGCGACACTTGTGCTCGCGCTCGTGCTCGGCATGCTGTTCGAGCACTGGGTACACATCACGTGGCAGGGCAGCATCGCGCTCGGCGGCGCGCTCGCGATGTCGTCGACGGCGATCGTGTCGAAAATGCTCGCCGAGCGGCTCGAGATCGAGACCGAACACGGCCGCAACATCTTCGGCGTGCTGCTGTTCCAGGATCTCGCGGTGGTGCCGCTGCTGATCGTGATCGCCGCGTTCGGCGCCGAATCGTCGAAGGACCTCGCGCTCACGCTCGGCTTCGCGGCCGTCAAGATCGTGATCGCGCTCACGCTGCTGCTGGTCATCGGCCAGCGCTTCATGACGCGCTGGCTCAACGTCGTCGCGCGGCGCCGCTCGCAGGAGCTGTTCGTGCTGAACCTGCTGCTCGTCACGCTTGGCGCCGCGTTCATCACCGACCGCTTCGGCCTGTCGCTCGCGCTCGGCGCGTTCATCGCGGGGATGCTCATTTCCGAGACGCCGTTCCGCCATCAGGTGGAAGAGGACATCAAGCCGTTCCGCGACGTGCTGCTCGGCCTGTTCTTCGTGACGACGGGGATGCTGCTCGATCCGCGCGTGATCTGGGAGCACCCGTTCCTCGTGCTCGGTTTCTTCGTCGGGCAGATCCTGTTCAAGGGGACGATGATCGCCGGGCTCGCACGGCTGTTCGGGGCGACGCCGGGTGTCGCGATGCGCACCGGCATCGGGCTCGCGCAGGCCGGGGAATTCGGCTTCGTGCTGCTGAACCTGATCCTCGACCGGCATCTCGTCGATTCGACGCTGCTGCAGGCGATCCTCGCGTCGATGCTGCTGTCGATGCTCGCCGCGCCGTTCCTGATCCAGAACGCCGACCGGATCGTGATGCGGCTTTCGTCTACGGAATGGATGCAGCAGTCGCTGCAGATGACGCGGATCGCGACGCAAAGCCTCAAGCAGCGCGGCCACGTGATCATTTGCGGCTATGGCCGCGCGGGCCAGAACCTGGCGCGGATGCTCGAACAGGAAGGCATTTCGTACGTCGCGCTCGACCTCGACCCCGATCGCGTGAGCGCGGCCGCGACGGCCGGCGAATCGGTCGTGTTCGGCGACGCGGCGCGCCGCGAGTCGCTGCTCGCGGCCGGTATCCATCGCGCGGCAGCGGTGGCGATCACCTATGCGAACACGCCGTCCGCGCTGCGCGTGCTTCACCACGTACACGAACTCGAGCCGACGCTGCCCGCGATCGTGCGCACCGTCGACGATGCCGATCTCGAGAAGCTGCTCGCGGCCGGTGCGACCGAGGTGATTCCGGAGATCGTCGAGGGCAGCCTGATGCTCGCGTCGCACACGCTGGTGCTGGTGGGCGTGCCGATGCGCAAGGTCGTGCGGCGCGTCGAGGAAATGCGCGACGAGCGCTACAGCCTGCTGCGCGGCTATTTCCGCGGCGCGGACGATGCGGACGACGACGACCACGAGCAGGTGCGGCTACAATCGGTGCCGGTCGATGCGCGCGCGGACGCGGTCGGGCGTTCGCTGGAAGAACTCGGGCTGTATGTACTCGGGCTCGAAGTCACGGCGATCCGCCGGCACGGCATCCGCGGCGTCGAACCCGATCCGCAGACCAAGCTGCGCGCGAGCGACATCGTCGTGCTGCGCGGGCTGCCCGAGGCACTCGCGCTCGCGGAGGAGCGGCTGTCGCGCCATCGGCGCGATCCGCCGGCCGCGGCAGCCTGA
- the kdsD gene encoding arabinose 5-phosphate isomerase KdsD — MIAKINDDRALALARDVLDIEADAVRALRDQLDGGFVQAVALLLGCRGRVVVSGIGKSGHIARKIAATLASTGTPAFFVHPAEASHGDLGMVTSDDVFIGISYSGESEELVAILPLVKRIGAKLIAITGRAGSSLGTLADVNLNAAVSKEACPLNLAPTASTTAALALGDALAVAVLDARGFGSEDFARSHPGGALGRRLLTYVRDVMRSGDDVPSVGLDATLSDALFQITAKRLGMTAVVDADGKVAGIFTDGDLRRVLARDGDFRTLSITDVMTRDPRTIAPDHLAVEAVELMERHRINQMLVVDADGVLIGALNMHDLFSKKVI, encoded by the coding sequence ATGATAGCGAAAATCAATGATGATCGGGCGCTCGCGCTCGCCCGCGACGTGCTCGACATCGAGGCGGACGCCGTGCGCGCGCTGCGCGACCAGCTCGACGGCGGCTTCGTCCAGGCCGTCGCGCTGCTGCTCGGCTGCCGCGGCCGCGTGGTGGTGTCCGGTATCGGCAAATCGGGGCATATCGCCCGCAAGATCGCGGCCACGCTGGCCAGCACCGGCACGCCGGCCTTCTTCGTCCACCCCGCCGAGGCCAGCCACGGCGACCTCGGGATGGTCACCTCCGACGACGTCTTCATCGGCATCTCCTATTCCGGCGAATCGGAAGAACTCGTCGCGATCCTGCCGCTCGTGAAGCGGATCGGCGCGAAACTGATCGCGATCACGGGCCGCGCGGGATCGAGCCTCGGCACGCTCGCCGACGTGAACCTGAACGCCGCGGTCTCGAAAGAGGCCTGCCCGCTGAACCTCGCGCCCACCGCGAGCACGACCGCCGCGCTCGCGCTCGGCGACGCGCTCGCCGTTGCGGTGCTCGACGCGCGCGGCTTCGGTTCGGAAGATTTCGCGCGCTCGCACCCGGGCGGCGCGCTCGGCCGGCGCCTGCTCACCTACGTGCGCGACGTGATGCGCTCGGGTGACGACGTCCCGTCCGTCGGGCTCGACGCGACGCTGTCGGACGCGCTGTTCCAGATCACCGCGAAGCGCCTCGGCATGACCGCCGTGGTCGACGCCGACGGCAAGGTCGCCGGCATCTTCACCGACGGCGACCTGCGCCGCGTGCTCGCGCGCGACGGCGACTTCCGCACGTTGTCGATCACCGACGTGATGACGCGCGACCCGCGCACGATCGCACCGGATCACCTGGCGGTCGAGGCCGTGGAACTGATGGAGCGCCACCGGATCAACCAGATGCTGGTGGTCGATGCCGACGGCGTGCTGATCGGCGCGCTGAACATGCACGACCTGTTTTCGAAGAAGGTGATCTGA
- a CDS encoding KdsC family phosphatase, with product MSAALTAAERASRVKLMIFDVDGVLTDGGLLFTAAGDTMKSFNSLDGHGVKLLGEAGIATAIITGRRSEIVAARAKEMKIAHLFQGVENKLAVFADLIASLGLAADQCGYMGDDWPDLPVMLRCGFATAPANAHPEVIARAHWVAEARGGHGAVREVCDAILRAQRRYDALLAAACGA from the coding sequence ATGAGCGCAGCGCTGACTGCGGCCGAACGCGCGAGCCGCGTGAAGCTGATGATTTTCGACGTCGACGGCGTGCTGACCGACGGCGGCCTGCTGTTTACGGCGGCCGGCGACACGATGAAGTCGTTCAATTCCCTCGACGGCCACGGCGTGAAGCTGCTCGGCGAAGCCGGCATCGCAACCGCGATCATCACGGGCCGCCGCTCGGAAATCGTCGCGGCACGCGCGAAGGAAATGAAGATCGCGCACCTGTTCCAGGGCGTCGAGAACAAGCTTGCCGTGTTCGCCGATCTCATCGCATCGCTCGGCCTCGCCGCCGACCAATGCGGCTACATGGGCGACGACTGGCCCGACCTGCCCGTGATGCTGCGCTGCGGCTTCGCGACTGCCCCCGCGAATGCGCACCCCGAGGTGATCGCCCGCGCGCACTGGGTGGCCGAGGCCCGCGGCGGCCACGGCGCCGTACGCGAAGTCTGCGACGCGATCCTGCGCGCGCAGCGCCGCTACGACGCGCTGCTCGCGGCCGCCTGCGGAGCCTGA